The Lewinellaceae bacterium DNA window CACGCTCCGGCTCCCGGTTGACGTTTGTTTGGGTGGATTCGCCGATGTTCCAGTTGTTTTTCATAAGGGTACGCGTTCGTAAGAAGAGGGTATTTGAAAGTACACCGTCTTCGGTTGATTGACCTTCCAGTCGTTTATTTCCAGGTCAAAGTTATACTTTTCAGCGGGGGTATTGATCTGATAATGACGCATCCAGGGAATCGCGCTGCCATCACCGGCATCGGTAAACTGTTGTTGGGTAATAGCTAATTGTTCCCCGCTGGTCAGGGCAAAAAGCATTTCGCGGATATGTTTCGCCGGCCAGTCCAGATGGATCGAATAATTCATTTGGTCCTCATACATCGGTCTGGAGCCATGTACCCAGACCGAATCCCGCGAAATAGAAAGGGCTGGAACATCAGACGAACTCAGATCGGGTGATAAACCCAGCAACAACCGTTGAAAGCCGTCAAAATCTACCGGAAGTTTTTGTTTCGCCAACCAGTCTTTGGTTGATCCATACACATATTCGTTGTTCAGATTATCGATGAGTTTAAAACTATCCGGGGTAATCAGGACGCGGTGGGTTTCTATGATCTTGGTGACACGGATCCACAACAGGGAATCCTTCGCCCAGTACCAGTGTAACCGTACTCCGATATTCAGATCTGGCGCATCTATGTCGAGTTTGCTTTTCGCCTCCAGATGATCCGGTTCGATTGGCGCATGCTGAAGGTCATCCCACATCGACAGCACTTTCTTTTCATCGGCTACGGCAGTATGCAGTGATTTACCAGCTTTACGATTGCAGTTGAAGCCGGACAATAGCATCGAAATGGCCAGAACCATCAGGATGAATGCGTGTAGTTCAGAACCTTGCTTCATTCGACCAATTGACGGCTGCTGATTTTTTTCTGTAATTCTTCGGATCGGTTATTGGGTAGATCCAGAGCATGGTGCCACAAAGCGACCGCCTGATCGATGGCCCCGGTTTGAAAGGCAATATCTCCTGCCAGCTCGGTGGCCCGGGCATTAGTCGCTCCGGCTCCGTCCAGGTATTTTTGAATGGCCTGACCTGCACGGGTGAAATCCTTGGTCCGGTATGAGAGGAAGGCCTGACTTTCCAGAAACCCGCCGTAATCAGGGTAGGACCGGGTGAGATCATTGAGCAGATTCTGTGCCTGGCTCTGGGTGCTCTCATCCTCAGACAAATATTCCAGATATTGTTGCCAGACCGGAAATGCCTGGGGTGCTTCCTTGAGCAGCTGTTCATAAAGGCCCGCGATGGTTGAACGTTGTCCGGAACGCTGTTGGGCCAGTATTTGCCCGGCACGGATCGACACTGCAAGCGGAGAGGATTTGCCGGCCATCAGGCTGGCGTCACTCAGGTTCTGCTGGGCTTCCTTGATTTGGTTCACATGGATCTGAGCTATTCCCAGGGCATAATAAAGCAATGCCTGGTTAGGAAAGTAATCCATACCCCGCGGGGCATAGGCTAAAATGTGCTGATATTGTTCGTTTTTAATTAAGAGGGGCAAGGCTTGTTCCCAAATGCTCCAAATGGCCGGTTGCAATTCGAGAGCGCTCAGGTAGGCACTTATGGCCTGGGCATCCTGACCGTTGGTCTGGTAGATATCTCCCAAAAGGGCTTGCACTTTAGCTTCTCCCGGATGAGCCTGATTCAAGCCCTGACCTGCATCGATCAGCGCCCGGCCCAATGCTGCTTCCGGATGCTGAATCTGTTTGTCCAGGTAAGGAATCAGTTCCTTGATCTTGTCATCCAGGGGGACCTGGGGATTGGAAAGGATGGACTGGATCGAATGCAGGTACTGGTCATCAGCTCCGCTGGCTTTCAGTGATTTTGACAGAGCCAGGTTGGCCTGAGCATTGTCCGGGTCCATCTGCAGGACCGCCTTGTAGACTTCTTTGGCCTTATCCGGTTTATTTATCTCCATGAAATGGGATGCAAGGAGTAAGCGGAAGCGTATTTCCTGTGGGTAGGCACTGACCAGTTTATTCAATTCGGCTTCGGCTTTCGCTGGTTTGTTGAGTTGAACATAGAGCTGGTATTTCTGCTGGATCAGGCTCTCGTGGACCCCAACCATTTGCTCCAGCTTATCCAGCACGGTGATGGCTTCCTCCGGTTTGCCTGCTTCGACCAGGTCGTGGGACCATACTTCGTAGTCATCTTCATACAAATTGCCGCTGGCGGCCAGTTTTTCATAGATGCCTGCTGCTGCAGTAAATACTTGTTTGTGTTCGTATTGACGGGCCAGCTGCAGCTGGTAGTACGGATTCGATGGTTCCCATTGGGATGCCTTTTGTGCCCAGTCAAAAGCCTGGTCGAATTCTTCTTTGGTGACATAGATCTTGGACAGTTCGTAGGCTGCTGCGGCGTTGGTGGGGTCTTTGGCCAGAACTTCGTTAAACCGGTTGATGGCTTTATCGGGGTTGCCCAGGATAACTTGCTGCATGGCATCGATGAAGAGGCTCTCCAGATTGACTGTAGCTTCATTGGTGGAGCCTGCCTGTGCCTGGACGGGAGTGAGGGATCCCCAGGCGTGCCAAAAAACGATCAACAGGAAAAACCGGGTGAAATGCTTGAAAACCGGCATACGGATCTTTTATGATTAGGACGAAAAAGTTATGAAAAAGTTGTACCTGTTTGCTGGTTCATCCTGTTTTCAAGGATGAAAACATCATTCTAC harbors:
- a CDS encoding DUF4292 domain-containing protein, whose product is MKQGSELHAFILMVLAISMLLSGFNCNRKAGKSLHTAVADEKKVLSMWDDLQHAPIEPDHLEAKSKLDIDAPDLNIGVRLHWYWAKDSLLWIRVTKIIETHRVLITPDSFKLIDNLNNEYVYGSTKDWLAKQKLPVDFDGFQRLLLGLSPDLSSSDVPALSISRDSVWVHGSRPMYEDQMNYSIHLDWPAKHIREMLFALTSGEQLAITQQQFTDAGDGSAIPWMRHYQINTPAEKYNFDLEINDWKVNQPKTVYFQIPSSYERVPL
- a CDS encoding tetratricopeptide repeat protein, whose product is MPVFKHFTRFFLLIVFWHAWGSLTPVQAQAGSTNEATVNLESLFIDAMQQVILGNPDKAINRFNEVLAKDPTNAAAAYELSKIYVTKEEFDQAFDWAQKASQWEPSNPYYQLQLARQYEHKQVFTAAAGIYEKLAASGNLYEDDYEVWSHDLVEAGKPEEAITVLDKLEQMVGVHESLIQQKYQLYVQLNKPAKAEAELNKLVSAYPQEIRFRLLLASHFMEINKPDKAKEVYKAVLQMDPDNAQANLALSKSLKASGADDQYLHSIQSILSNPQVPLDDKIKELIPYLDKQIQHPEAALGRALIDAGQGLNQAHPGEAKVQALLGDIYQTNGQDAQAISAYLSALELQPAIWSIWEQALPLLIKNEQYQHILAYAPRGMDYFPNQALLYYALGIAQIHVNQIKEAQQNLSDASLMAGKSSPLAVSIRAGQILAQQRSGQRSTIAGLYEQLLKEAPQAFPVWQQYLEYLSEDESTQSQAQNLLNDLTRSYPDYGGFLESQAFLSYRTKDFTRAGQAIQKYLDGAGATNARATELAGDIAFQTGAIDQAVALWHHALDLPNNRSEELQKKISSRQLVE